A section of the Leptospira terpstrae serovar Hualin str. LT 11-33 = ATCC 700639 genome encodes:
- the kdpB gene encoding potassium-transporting ATPase subunit KdpB, producing MVNSNNMISKELLNTSFWNSLQKFSPKNAFSNPVMATVWIGTLILFLQILYYLLAGISFRNEVPIFLWLIFTLFFANFAESIAEGRGKARADSLRKTRSSTMSKKVESVGDKVFTETPSNELKINDIVFVEAGFTIPGDGEVISGIASVDESAVTGESAPVIRESGGDRSAVTGGTRVISDYLYVKITTKPGESFIDKMIGMIEGASRQKTPNEIALGIVLFALTILFLLGVLSLVPIAKFVGNEIGQNWNFNFSVWLALFVCLIPTTIAALLSAIGISGMERLIRYNVIAKSGKAVEAAGDIHVLLLDKTGTITLGNREANQFFPSEGITEEELADAAQLSSLSDETPEGRSIVILAKQRYAIRERNLKSLEVKWIPFSASTRMSGVEISENGKKIRNIRKGAFDAIRKHIESLGGTIPQQMQMVSDEVSRKGSTPILVSEGNQLLGIIELKDIVKGGLKERFAYLRRMGIRTVMITGDNPLTAAAIAAEAGVDDFIAEATPEAKLNRIREEQANGYLVAMIGDGTNDAPALAQSDVGVAMNTGTQTAREAGNMIDLDSNPSKLIEIVEIGKQLLMTRGALTTFSIANDIAKYFAILPALFVPLAPLNIMNLSNPDNAILSAVIFNALIIPALIPLSLRGVKYVPKSPDEALFRNVMIYGGGGMILPFFGIKLIDLILAGGF from the coding sequence ATGGTAAATTCTAATAATATGATATCTAAAGAACTTTTGAATACTTCTTTCTGGAATTCACTGCAAAAGTTTTCTCCCAAAAATGCTTTTTCAAACCCAGTGATGGCCACTGTTTGGATAGGAACTTTGATTCTCTTTTTACAAATTCTATACTATTTGTTAGCTGGTATTTCATTTCGTAACGAAGTTCCCATCTTTCTATGGCTTATATTCACTTTGTTCTTTGCTAATTTTGCAGAGAGCATTGCAGAGGGTAGAGGGAAAGCAAGAGCTGATAGTTTAAGAAAAACTAGATCTTCAACAATGTCAAAAAAAGTAGAGTCAGTTGGGGACAAAGTATTCACTGAAACACCATCAAACGAATTAAAAATCAATGATATTGTTTTTGTTGAGGCAGGGTTTACAATTCCTGGTGATGGAGAAGTGATTTCTGGAATTGCTAGTGTGGATGAATCTGCTGTGACAGGGGAATCGGCTCCCGTCATCCGAGAGAGTGGTGGTGACAGGTCTGCAGTAACAGGTGGGACACGTGTGATTTCTGATTATTTATATGTTAAAATCACAACAAAACCTGGAGAAAGTTTTATCGATAAAATGATTGGTATGATTGAAGGAGCCTCAAGACAAAAAACACCAAATGAAATTGCTCTTGGCATTGTTCTTTTTGCTCTTACGATACTTTTCCTTTTAGGTGTTTTATCTTTGGTTCCCATTGCAAAATTTGTAGGCAATGAAATCGGTCAAAATTGGAATTTTAATTTCTCGGTATGGCTCGCACTTTTTGTTTGTTTGATCCCAACGACAATTGCTGCTCTCTTAAGTGCTATTGGAATCTCCGGTATGGAGCGATTGATTCGTTATAATGTCATTGCTAAAAGTGGAAAAGCAGTGGAAGCGGCGGGAGATATCCATGTTCTGTTATTGGATAAAACCGGTACGATTACACTTGGAAATAGGGAAGCGAATCAATTTTTTCCATCCGAAGGGATTACTGAAGAAGAGTTGGCAGATGCCGCACAACTTTCATCACTATCAGATGAAACTCCAGAAGGGAGATCCATTGTCATTCTCGCAAAACAACGATATGCGATTCGTGAAAGAAACCTAAAGTCTTTAGAAGTAAAATGGATTCCATTTTCAGCATCCACGCGTATGAGTGGAGTTGAGATTTCGGAAAATGGAAAAAAAATTAGAAATATTAGAAAGGGTGCTTTTGATGCGATTCGAAAACATATTGAATCTCTCGGGGGAACAATTCCTCAACAAATGCAAATGGTTTCGGATGAAGTTTCAAGAAAGGGAAGCACACCAATTCTTGTTTCTGAAGGAAACCAATTGCTTGGCATCATCGAGTTAAAAGATATTGTGAAAGGAGGACTCAAGGAACGTTTTGCTTATTTAAGAAGGATGGGAATCCGAACCGTGATGATCACTGGAGACAATCCTCTCACTGCAGCAGCCATAGCAGCAGAAGCTGGTGTAGATGATTTTATTGCAGAGGCAACTCCTGAGGCAAAACTAAATCGAATTCGAGAAGAGCAAGCTAATGGATATTTGGTTGCAATGATTGGGGATGGAACAAACGATGCTCCAGCTCTTGCACAGTCCGATGTAGGTGTTGCAATGAATACGGGAACACAAACTGCCAGAGAAGCTGGCAATATGATTGATCTGGATAGTAATCCGAGTAAACTCATAGAAATAGTTGAAATTGGAAAACAACTCCTTATGACTAGGGGAGCACTCACGACATTCAGTATTGCCAATGACATTGCTAAATACTTTGCAATCCTTCCGGCTCTGTTTGTACCATTAGCTCCCTTGAATATTATGAATTTATCAAATCCCGATAATGCCATTTTATCTGCCGTTATCTTTAATGCTTTGATAATCCCGGCTCTCATCCCTTTATCACTCCGTGGTGTGAAGTATGTACCTAAGTCACCTGACGAAGCATTGTTTCGAAATGTGATGATCTATGGAGGGGGAGGAATGATTTTACCTTTTTTCGGAATCAAACTCATCGACCTAATTTTAGCTGGAGGATTTTAA
- the kdpA gene encoding potassium-transporting ATPase subunit KdpA, translating to MVELLYFPFFVGLLILVSPFVGYYMAFVLNAKVLPFERLFQKFLYSGEPTSQTPKQYLNSLFVFHLLGGGILFLILKYQNFLPMNSLGFKGMDFDLALNTTISFITNTNWQAYSGESQLSNFSQMVGLTPQNFLSAGVGISILTFVSRAIVSSSTTKFGNFWQDLFRSTFYILFPISFFVAILLVGQGVVQSFQEPIHTLGFDGQPLTIPLGPAASQIAIKQIGTNGGGFFGVNSAHPFENPTPVSNFIQMFSILFLPASCVFLYGKITNSFRHAWVIFFVMLAFFILGFLGVFYSEWNHSGFWEGKEFRFSLTESTLWLSSTTAASNGSVNSMHDSYSPLAGGIAIFQMMLGEIIFGGVGTGMYGMFLFLILTVFLSGLMTGRTPEYFGKKIGSYEIQWTLFGILAPTVCILAGTTITIFLESGYSAKGPHALSQILYAYSSAAGNNGSAFAGFSADTIWGNLSLGLSMLVGRFSVIYAVVLVAGSLGGKITTKSSEGNFQLDTMLFGFLVFSVILVVCGLSFFPVLALGPILEHIMIENGIFF from the coding sequence ATGGTTGAGTTACTCTATTTCCCTTTTTTTGTTGGGCTACTAATTCTAGTTTCACCCTTTGTCGGCTATTACATGGCATTTGTATTAAATGCAAAAGTTTTGCCGTTTGAGCGATTGTTTCAAAAGTTTTTATATTCAGGTGAGCCCACATCGCAAACACCAAAACAATACTTGAACAGTCTGTTTGTGTTTCATCTTTTAGGAGGCGGAATTTTATTTTTAATCCTAAAATATCAAAATTTTTTACCTATGAATTCATTGGGTTTCAAAGGGATGGACTTTGACCTTGCATTGAATACAACAATTTCTTTTATTACGAATACCAATTGGCAAGCCTATTCTGGAGAAAGCCAACTTAGCAATTTTTCACAGATGGTGGGACTTACTCCGCAGAATTTTCTTAGTGCAGGCGTTGGAATTTCAATATTAACGTTTGTAAGTCGAGCAATTGTTTCATCTTCAACCACTAAATTTGGAAATTTTTGGCAAGATTTATTTCGTTCCACTTTTTATATTCTTTTCCCTATTTCCTTTTTTGTGGCGATACTTCTAGTCGGCCAAGGTGTTGTTCAGTCGTTTCAAGAACCGATCCATACATTGGGATTTGATGGACAACCTCTAACGATTCCGTTAGGACCTGCGGCTTCACAAATTGCCATCAAACAAATTGGTACCAATGGCGGCGGATTTTTTGGTGTCAATAGTGCTCATCCTTTTGAAAATCCAACTCCAGTTTCAAACTTCATTCAAATGTTTTCGATTCTCTTTTTGCCAGCTTCTTGCGTATTTTTATACGGCAAAATCACAAATTCCTTTCGCCACGCTTGGGTAATTTTCTTTGTGATGTTGGCTTTTTTTATACTCGGGTTTCTTGGTGTTTTTTATTCCGAATGGAATCATTCGGGATTCTGGGAAGGCAAAGAATTTAGATTTTCATTAACTGAATCTACTCTTTGGTTATCATCTACAACCGCAGCTTCCAATGGTTCAGTCAATTCCATGCATGATAGTTATTCACCACTTGCAGGAGGGATAGCTATATTCCAAATGATGTTAGGTGAGATTATCTTTGGAGGAGTAGGCACCGGTATGTATGGAATGTTTTTATTCTTAATCCTCACCGTGTTTTTATCGGGACTTATGACAGGACGAACTCCAGAATACTTTGGGAAAAAAATTGGTAGTTATGAGATTCAATGGACTCTTTTCGGAATCCTTGCACCTACGGTTTGCATTTTAGCAGGAACCACAATTACGATATTTTTGGAATCGGGTTATTCGGCAAAAGGACCTCATGCCTTATCACAAATCTTGTATGCTTACAGTTCTGCTGCTGGAAATAACGGTTCTGCTTTTGCTGGATTTTCTGCTGATACCATTTGGGGAAATTTATCTTTAGGATTATCTATGTTAGTTGGACGTTTTAGTGTAATTTATGCAGTAGTTTTGGTCGCTGGCAGTTTGGGTGGAAAAATCACGACCAAATCTTCAGAAGGAAACTTTCAATTGGACACAATGTTGTTTGGATTCCTAGTTTTCAGTGTGATCCTAGTTGTTTGTGGTTTGTCTTTTTTTCCCGTTTTAGCATTAGGCCCGATCTTGGAGCACATAATGATAGAGAACGGAATTTTCTTTTAA